AACACTCACAAAACATACAGTACTTCACAACATGctactatataaataaaagtaacattGCCAGTGACATAGATTTCCAGTATACAGTGCACTCCTGTCCAAAGAAGCATCCATGTAGACTGGCATGATTACAGTGACAATAGCTTGGATGAAATCTATTTAAACCAACACTAGTTTTATACTCACATTGTTTGTCAGTCCTCCCTGAAGCCAGTTTAGACAAACTGTATTTGCAGTGCATTAATTGTTAACTGCATGGGTTATGCAGTAATTAATGACTAAATGTTGATCTGATTGCATTTACACATGCAATCAGTGTTAGCATGCAACATTATagtcttttaaaataatatttgaggtgtatgtggggggggggggggggggggggagatacaACCAGTATCTACCAGAAACCTGACTCCATGCATTTTAGTAGCATAATAGAAACATTTGTCAACACTGAagtagggaaggaaggaaagaaatgttttatttaatgacacactcatcacattttatttacggttatatggcgtcggacatatagttaaggaccacacagatattgagagaggaaacccgctgtgacaaattcttaagttcgaaccctggcaagtaatattaacaaaaatattgagGGTGCTAATCATACAGTCCCAATATATTTTGCCACCCTTACAGAATTGACAATTCCATATTTGAATCAGATTGGCAGAAATGATATGCCATAATAGAATAGCTGTAAGCTGCtatatgctctctctctctcttagttGAACTGTTAATGACTATAGTTTGCCTGTTTGATATAAATTATACAGCCAGCTATTTTATCTCCAAAGCATTGTAGCTATTATTAATGTCATTTAATATACATCATGTCTAAAATGTCATCTCTTTAATGTAAATTGCTAAAATATACACAGGCCTTGTTCAGTATTCTTTTTCATCTTTCTTTGtgttgtaatatatgtttttctGCTCAAGCatgaatatttcattttattatcttGGTTTCGTTTCATCTTGATTTTCATATTatggatatatttgtaaaatataatgtgtgtgtgtgtgtgtgtgtgggtgtgggggggggtgtgtgttaaACCTAAATATAACCATTTGCCTGTTGGCTAGGCCTATATAGCTTTACTTGATTtgctgaaataaatattgtttaaaccaagtaCCGGGTATGAATATTTACCAaacgtatatacatgtatgtaatcgCCTTTGAATAGGTGTTTCACGCAACACCAAACTAAACAGAATTTCATCATCCTGATCCTAATAAGTCATGAtgatttattttctaaaattctGCACATTGTATCagttttacattttcatttttgtatttagctcagtttctcacaaactacatccaagatcaatgaaacttggttcaTAGTTTCATCTGTAGATGTTGATCTCACAATGTTTCTTCGTTTCTTTTTGTCCAGGACTGCATATTGTACTGTAATCTCAATGTATGTCTTGTGATTTCAATACTATAGCGTAGCCCAggcagtggtaaagtgctcgcttgatacgtgtttggtctaggatcgatcccagtcagctggcccattgggcgatttctcattctagccagtgcaccatgactggtatatcaaaggacgtggtatgtgctatcctgtctatgggatggtgcatataaaagatcccttgctactaatgaaaataatgttgCGGGTTTAATCTCtaaaactgtatgtcaaaatgaccaaacgtccaatagccactgattaataaatcaatgtgctctagtgatgtcattaaacaaaacaaactcttttatttattactatagcAAAAACAAGCATGATTTTTACCACTCACTACTCCATGACTTAATAACTCACTATGACTTGACACCCAAGATAGCTATGTTAAGTAATACATAATTCCtcaaaatataattacaaatcttagacatcttttaattttatttagtgctAATATCAATTAGCTTCAAGCCTGCTGTTCTGGGTGCACAATTCAGCTATATAGGGTATCCAGAACCAGAAAAgaagttggttagtgagagagaagtccaTATATAATGGACTTATACACCTCCCAACAGAGCAAGTAAAATTCCAAATTCAGACTGATACATGCTGGGTTCAACTGTAACCAAGAATGAATGCACAGCTCACTGGGGAGGTGTAAGAGACAACATAAATTTCCCTCTGACTAACTACCAACCTTCAACTTCTGTCCTCAGCAGACTGAGAAAAAGAATAAACACTTTGCTAGAATAGAAATGTGAAACAGAGTAGCAAGTGAAAAAGGAAAATTGATAATATCTTGTCTTGGTTACAGATGTAAGAGAaagaaaatttgtttgttttatattaatatttcacataattattcaaaataattttcttgtCATTACAGATGCAGCAACACTTGTCTAACATGTGTGTTGGACTGGGCTGAGATGGTGACCTTGCCCTTGACTACTTCTCTACGTGAAGTCCCATGATGAAGTTCTGGCAGCGTTTGGTCATCCTGTGCAGTTCAGCATTTCTCATGCTGACTGTTGTCTACTTCTACAATGATAACCAGATCCACAGTCACGTCAGTCGAGCCCGGCTTCGTGAATCTCACCTGTGGCCTCTTATCTCTCAGTCGTTCTCCTTAGACCGCAGTGATGAGATGTGCCATTTCAAAATCACTGCAAACTCCCACCCGAACATTTCAACTTACGATCTCTACCAACAGACCAACTTCAATGTGAATCCCGATGGCTCGTACGAAATGCCGAGCCCACCACCCGACTATCCGAACAAGTCTGACTGGGATTTGGAACCGCTGACCGTCATAGTGGTCCCTCACTCCCACCAGGACCCAGGCTGGCTGAAGACAGTTGATGAATACTACATCGACCAGACCAAGCACATCCTCACCAACATGGTGAACAAACTGACGGAGTACCCCAACATGACATTCGTCATGGCAGAGACTGTGTTCTTCAGCATGTGGTGGAACGAGCTGGAGGATGCTGTGAAGGTTCACGTAAGAAGACTGGTACGCCGTGGACAGCTGGAGATCGTGATGGGCGGCTGGGTGATGCCTGATGAAGCCTCCACTCACTACACGTCCGTCATTGACCAGCTGGTGGAGGGCCATCAGTGGATGTGGGAGAACCTCGGGGTGAAGCCTCAGAACAGCTGGTCCATCGACCCATTCGGCTACTCGGGCACCATGCCCTACCTCTGGAAGAAGGCAGGAATGGATAACATGGTCATCCAGCGAGTTCATCAGTCCATAAAAGGATCACTGATTTCTCGACAAAGTTTAGAGTTCAATTGGCGACAAGCCTGGGATTCCAAAGGCACCACGGATATTCAGTGTCACATCATGCCATACATGCTGTACAACATTAAGTTCACGTGCGGACCaaacaaatatatctgtttATTGTTTGACTTCAGGAATATACCTCATGAATATTCAGAAAGCAGATCCAAAGCTATcacaaatgaaaatatagaaaagcAGGCAAAGTATCTTTATCAGCAATATAGAAAAAAGTCCTATCTGtataaatacaacacaatattGGTGCCACTGGGTGATGATTTCCGATATGATTATGAAATAGAATGGGATCAACAATACGAAAACTATGCCCTTTTGATGAACTATATGAATTCTAAAAAAGAGTggaaaatacatgtaaagtTTGGAACACTCAAAGAATACTTTAAATTaatgagaaaagaaaaatcTTTCAAGATGGCGCATGGTCACGACAAAGGTCTGCCGGTGCTGTCTGGTGACTTCTTTCCATACTCTGACCAGAACAGTGAGTACTGGAGTGGATACTTCACAACTCGCCCCTTTGATAAAAAGTTCTCTAGGGATGTACAGCAGCACATCCACGCGGCCGACATCTTGAATACTTTAGCCTTTGCCTACTTCAAGAAGTGGAACATGCACAACCAGAACCGTTTTTTCCGATACTCGTCCTTTTTGCAGAAGGCTCGTCGCAGCCACGGCTTGTTCCTTCACCACGATGCCATCACAGGAACGGCCAAGTCGTATGTTGTGATAGATTACGAAACACGTCTGGCACACGCGTACAATGATACTCAACACGTCATGGCAATGGCTATCCAGGCCCTGCTGTCGAAGGGCAAGGTTGAGTCTCCAGTGGTGTTCAAGCCAGAGACCGTGCGGCCTCGGTTCAACAAGCAGCCAGAGAAGCAAGTGATTGAAGTGAAAGAATCCGGAACAGTCGTCGTGTTCTTCAACCCGCTAGCACAGCACAGGCAGGAGGTGGTGCGTGTCATCACCAACACGGATCATATTGTCGTCAAGAACGACAGAAATAAGATAATTCCCTATCAGATAAACCCAGTGTGGGAAGACAAGACCACGGTCAGTGGGACTTCGTTTGAAATAGTCTTCATTGTCGAGTTGTCTCCCTTTGGAATTGCTCCTTATACGTTGATCCGGGTTGATTTTTTCGACTGGAATCAGGTATATCCAGCAAAGATTTCCATGTTCAACACAGATGAGCTGATTGTGGCCCCTGAAGCCCCGTTCTATCAAAATCGCCCAAAGAAGGAGAGTGTGGTGCCAGTAATCATAGAAAATGATAACTACAAGCTCATGTTTGAAACCAAGACGGGTAGCTTACAAGTAGTGGTAAACAAGCTGACTGGCAACAGAACCGacataaatttagaaatcttaGCCTACCACTCTCAAGGAAGTGGTGCCTATCTATTTTATCCTGCTGGTGAAGCAAAATCCATCTTTTACGACGACATTCCAGTCATCCGTGTCATAGAGGGACCCATCATGTCACAGGTTCAGGTGATTTTCCACCCGGTCCTCACCCATACAGTGACTGTGTACAATCACCCTCCACTGCAGGCAGCAGGCATCTTCATAACGAACAACCTCAACATGATAGCTTTCAGGGAGAAGGAAATCATCATGAGAATGAAGACCAGCATAAACAACAAAGACTCATCCTATTTCACCGATCAGAATGGATTCCAGCTCATTAAGAGAAAGACAAACAATAACTTGCGGATAGAGGCAAACTATTATCCAATGACTTCCATGGGTGTGTTGGAGGACGAAAAGCAGAGGCTGACTCTGCATTCTGGACAGTCACACGGTGTGGCTGGACTGAGGGCCGGCTGGTTTGAGGTGAtgttagacagacagacgatATACGACGACAACCGAGGACTCTCTGAGAGTGTGGAGGACATCAAGCCAGTGACAAGCGACTTTGTCCTCATGCTGGAGGACCGGCAACAGAAAAACCACCAAAAGCATTTCCACTATGCACTTCCATCACTGCTCAGCATATCAGTTGGGGACTTCCTTCAGACACCTATCGTGGCGTACTTTAGCGTGTTGGACACAGAGGTATTCCACAACACTTTCAAACCGCTGAGTTCTGCTCTCTCCTGTGATACAACAGTGACCAGTTTCCGTAGTTTAGCCACTGCTAATTTGGTGTACAACGGGACAAGTCTGATTCTACACAGACGAGGGTACGATTGTGCTTTCCCTGTCAAAGGAGTTCAGTGCTCTGTGTCGGATAACTCCGTTTCATTAGGATCTTTGCTCAAAGATTTCCCTCCCCGTGCTATAAGGGAAACAACTCTTACTCATTTATATAAAAAGGGTGTGGTAGAGTTACTTTCTCCTTTAAAAATTTCTCCAATGGAACTAGCAGCATATCATATCCTGTGGTAGATAACTAAATCTAGATTGGTGTACATAATTTTTGAGATGTGAGCTAATGTGTATATATTGAAGAATATGACTTTGTAAGTAGATCACTATACCGCTAAAATTGGACAACACTTAAATGTATCTACATATTGATAgccacacatatacataatatcAGCAAAAGGTAACTATCTTGCACTAATGCATAAAACCCAACTAATATTAAACACtataagtacatatatatacatttaacatctcaatgaatgttttaaaaatgttgtgttttttatacattttatttacatattgcATATAATTTGGTTAAATTTCCATCCCATTTTTAATGACCATGCCTATgcatgtctacatatattcagTATAAAGATCATTAAACCTCATTTACTTCTAAGTGAGTAATATTTATAGATTCCAACATAACCCAGCTATATGatagacataattatatttgtccAAACCCAATTATGTAATGCTGTAGTGGGGAGAGGATACATTACATGTTGTGGCGGATGGGAAGAGTGTTTATCAGAATTATgtgtcattttgtgttttgtgtgcaAGTCATGTCCAGTGTTTCTATTACAGTTCACATTTTTTAATCAAGTATTTATTAATACCAAAGAAACAAACCCAGTCAGTGTTGGTCAAATTATATCAGAGCATCGAAGAAATGGATGTGTATGAATAAAAGTATTATGTAATTGCAGAGGGGATGTGGTCCTtgcattataaaacattatttggaGGTGATAGTAACATATTGGACATGTTCtgcattacataattgttgaatggcataattatataataaaacataaacaaaataaattcaactttcattgttcattttaaacaaaattcattgaggtgttattattatttcaatctGCATGTCTGTTAGGCAAGACTAACAAGTTTTAAACATTCCTTCGTTTTCTTAGAAATTACAGGGTTTCTTaatagttaataaaattaatttagatTTTGTTAAATACACCTAAAAACATTAAAGTGAAACTGTATCATGTCTTGATATTACAATGccatatagttttattattgaaaactTAATCAACAGAACATTTCTCAATTGTCagcatttcttttaatttcatttacatgtattgtCTTGACCAGATTATCAATAACCATGTCTGTCCATTCTGACTATGCAGTGTAGACCacagtttgtaaaatattagcTTAAATGATGtacatttcataaaatatatactaaatcTTGATGTACATTTTCGTAAATGTCGCTCAAGATGAGTGATGTCATGAATGTAAGAATGGCTTCCTTAAATTCTGaatatttgtttccattttcaCTTATCTATACAGTAAAAACAGTATGACTTTCCTTTGTATTtgatgtacatgcatgtaaatgTACACCCAGCATTAATATGTCCATACAGTCAAGTTTATAGTGTAGTAGATGTATGTTTCTGAACAAATTACCAcatgattaattaaataaaaa
This DNA window, taken from Gigantopelta aegis isolate Gae_Host chromosome 4, Gae_host_genome, whole genome shotgun sequence, encodes the following:
- the LOC121371265 gene encoding alpha-mannosidase 2-like, translating into MMKFWQRLVILCSSAFLMLTVVYFYNDNQIHSHVSRARLRESHLWPLISQSFSLDRSDEMCHFKITANSHPNISTYDLYQQTNFNVNPDGSYEMPSPPPDYPNKSDWDLEPLTVIVVPHSHQDPGWLKTVDEYYIDQTKHILTNMVNKLTEYPNMTFVMAETVFFSMWWNELEDAVKVHVRRLVRRGQLEIVMGGWVMPDEASTHYTSVIDQLVEGHQWMWENLGVKPQNSWSIDPFGYSGTMPYLWKKAGMDNMVIQRVHQSIKGSLISRQSLEFNWRQAWDSKGTTDIQCHIMPYMLYNIKFTCGPNKYICLLFDFRNIPHEYSESRSKAITNENIEKQAKYLYQQYRKKSYLYKYNTILVPLGDDFRYDYEIEWDQQYENYALLMNYMNSKKEWKIHVKFGTLKEYFKLMRKEKSFKMAHGHDKGLPVLSGDFFPYSDQNSEYWSGYFTTRPFDKKFSRDVQQHIHAADILNTLAFAYFKKWNMHNQNRFFRYSSFLQKARRSHGLFLHHDAITGTAKSYVVIDYETRLAHAYNDTQHVMAMAIQALLSKGKVESPVVFKPETVRPRFNKQPEKQVIEVKESGTVVVFFNPLAQHRQEVVRVITNTDHIVVKNDRNKIIPYQINPVWEDKTTVSGTSFEIVFIVELSPFGIAPYTLIRVDFFDWNQVYPAKISMFNTDELIVAPEAPFYQNRPKKESVVPVIIENDNYKLMFETKTGSLQVVVNKLTGNRTDINLEILAYHSQGSGAYLFYPAGEAKSIFYDDIPVIRVIEGPIMSQVQVIFHPVLTHTVTVYNHPPLQAAGIFITNNLNMIAFREKEIIMRMKTSINNKDSSYFTDQNGFQLIKRKTNNNLRIEANYYPMTSMGVLEDEKQRLTLHSGQSHGVAGLRAGWFEVMLDRQTIYDDNRGLSESVEDIKPVTSDFVLMLEDRQQKNHQKHFHYALPSLLSISVGDFLQTPIVAYFSVLDTEVFHNTFKPLSSALSCDTTVTSFRSLATANLVYNGTSLILHRRGYDCAFPVKGVQCSVSDNSVSLGSLLKDFPPRAIRETTLTHLYKKGVVELLSPLKISPMELAAYHILW